A stretch of Castanea sativa cultivar Marrone di Chiusa Pesio chromosome 2, ASM4071231v1 DNA encodes these proteins:
- the LOC142623866 gene encoding putative disease resistance protein At5g66900: protein MAVAFVGGAALGAAFGEGFAVLHDTVKDVVSKARMFKPILKRLESTLDRLAPTVNEITQLSEQLDLPKVETENLIKNMEKGEKLVRKCLKIRWWNYCFKIYYSYKLEELDKEIVRFCQVDLQVHNTGNELRTLVNVNINLQQVDSVVDRQRVLCTVRDPPDFTVGLDMPMKELKTLLLKEEVQLLLLTAPGGCGKTTLVQMLCQDDQIRGMFGDNILFVNVSKTPNVKVIVQNLLNYKDMQPTSQIQCDEDAINQLSQLLNHLSPNPILLILDDVWLGSESLPEKFKFDLPNYKILITSRTAFPRLEFTYHLKPLDDVDAMTLFHRSASLHDENSYIPAEEDAKKIVRGCGGFPLVIKVIGGSLRRQHEVVWHSRLMKWSDGQFYFSSDTELLAHLQKSLEFSDDKVIIKECFMDLGSFPEDQRIPAAALIDMWAELYKLDEDGIQAIANLQELNIRNLASLVMARKDAGEVKSYYNEDFVTQHDILRELAMHQSSQESIGQRSRLIINISGNNLPKWWTEQKQQLINARLLSISTDELFSSSWCNIQGSKVEVLVLNFHTKNYTLPEFVEKMDKLKVLIINNYGFFHSKISNFQLLGSLPNNLKRIRLEKVSISSLCETLVPLNSLKKISLFMCNIGKAFENCTIQVSDAFPNLTEINIDYCNDLEELPIGLCDIVHLKKISITNCHKLFALPEEIGKLVNLEVLRLRSCIDLSELPNSIRSLHKLSILDISDCLSIMKLPKHIGELCNLKELNMKGCMRLRTQFPESIMDLKQLKLVVCDEERARLWEPIKEFLTELKVEVAEKDINLNWLPK from the exons ATGGCAGTAGCATTTGTTGGAGGGGCTGCTCTTGGGGCAGCATTTGGTGAGGGCTTTGCAGTGTTACATGACACGGTTAAGGATGTGGTAAGCAAAGCCCGTATGTTCAAACCCATTCTTAAACGCCTAGAATCCACGTTAGATCGTTTGGCACCAACAGTCAACGAAATAACACAATTAAGCGAACAACTTGATCTCCCAAAAGTGGAAACAGAGAACTTGATCAAAAATATGGAAAAGGGAGAGAAGCTGGTTCGCAAGTGCTTGAAAATCCGGTGGTGGAACTATTGTTTCAAAATCTATTACTCTTACAAACTTGAAGAGTTGGACAAAGAAATCGTCAGGTTCTGTCAGGTTGATTTGCAAGTACATAACACAGGGAATGAGTTGAGGACTTTGGTAAATGTGAATATTAATCTGCAACAAGTGGATTCGGTTGTGGATAGACAAAGGGTGCTGTGCACGGTTCGTGATCCCCCGGATTTTACAGTCGGGTTGGATATGCCAATGAAGGAGTTGAAGACGCTGCTGTTGAAGGAGGAGGTGCAGCTGCTTCTACTGACTGCTCCTGGAGGATGTGGGAAGACCACATTGGTGCAAATGCTTTGTCAGGATGACCAAATTAGAG GAATGTTTGGGGACAATATTCTCTTTGTGAACGTTTCAAAAACTCCCAATGTGAAGGTCATTGTGCAGAACCTATTAAATTATAAGGATATGCAGCCTACTTCTCAAATTCAATGTGATGAAGATGCAATAAACCAGCTGTCCCAACTGCTGAATCATCTTAGCCCTAATCCTATATTGTTGATCCTAGATGATGTCTGGCTCGGATCAGAATCCCTTCCTGAAAAGTTTAAGTTTGATCTTCCCAATTACAAGATTTTGATTACTTCAAGAACTGCATTTCCAAGATTGGAATTTACATATCACTTAAAACCACTAGATGATGTTGATGCAATGACTCTTTTTCATCGCTCAGCATCCCTACATGATGAGAACTCTTACATTCCAGCAGAAGAAGATGCCAAAAAG ATAGTAAGAGGCTGTGGCGGATTCCCACTAGTCATTAAGGTGATTGGTGGCTCACTGCGTAGGCAGCATGAAGTAGTTTGGCACAGTAGACTAATGAAATGGTCTGAtggtcaattttattttagttctgATACAGAGCTGCTTGCTCATCTTCAAAAAAGCCTAGAATTTTCCGATGACAAGGTCATCATCAAAGAGTGTTTCATGGACCTGGGTTCATTTCCCGAAGACCAAAGGATCCCTGCCGCTGCCCTCATTGATATGTGGGCAGAATTGTATAAACTGGATGAAGATGGCATCCAAGCCATTGCCAATTTACAGGAACTCAACATTCGAAATCTGGCTAGTCTTGTGATGGCAAG GAAAGATGCAGGTGAGGTCAAAAGCTATTATAATGAAGATTTTGTCACACAACATGATATTCTTAGAGAGCTTGCTATGCATCAGAGCAGCCAGGAGTCTATAGGACAAAGGTCAAGACTGATTATTAACATAAGTGGAAACAATCTACCAAAGTGGTGGACAGAACAAAAACAGCAACTCATTAATGCTCGCCTATTATCTATCTCAACAG ATGAATTATTCTCGTCCAGTTGGTGCAACATTCAAGGATCCAAAGTTGaggttttagttttgaattttcataCAAAGAATTATACATTACCTGAGTTTGTGGAGAAAATGGATAAACTCAAGGTTTTGATAATCAATAATTATGGTTTCTTTCATTCCAAAATAAGCAATTTTCAATTGCTTGGGTCTCTAcccaataatttaaaaagaattagATTAGAGAAGGTTTCAATTTCTTCGCTTTGTGAGACCCTTGTACCATTGAACAGTTTGAAGAAAATATCCTTGTTTATGTGTAATATTGGTAAGGCTTTTGAAAATTGTACAATTCAGGTTTCAGAtgcatttccaaatttgacggAGATAAACATTGACTATTGCAATGATCTGGAGGAATTGCCTATTGGGCTCTGTGATATTGTCCACCTCAAAAAAATCAGCATCACCAACTGTCATAAGTTGTTTGCACTGCCAGAAGAAATTGGAAAGCTGGTGAATTTAGAAGTGCTAAGGCTTAGGTCATGTATTGATTTGTCAGAGCTACCTAATTCAATCAGAAGCCTCCATAAGTTAAGCATTCTAGACATATCTGACTGCCTAAGCATTATGAAGTTGCCAAAACACATTGGTGAGTTGTGTAATTTAAAAGAGCTCAACATGAAAGGGTGCATGAGATTGCGTACTCAGTTTCCAGAATCAATAATGGATCTTAAGCAGTTAAAGCTTGTGGTATGCGACGAAGAGAGGGCCAGGTTGTGGGAGCCCATCAAGGAATTCCTCACCGAGCTCAAGGTAGAGGTGGCTGAAAAAGATATCAACTTGAATTGGCTTCCCAAATGA